The Oncorhynchus mykiss isolate Arlee chromosome 5, USDA_OmykA_1.1, whole genome shotgun sequence DNA window CCTTAGTATTTCCATTTCAGGAGAATGCCACTAAAACAATCAATCCAAAGAAACTGCATGTGTTATGCCTATTTCCTCTTCAGAATTATTCAAATTGAACCATGCAATTAATTCACTGTATACAATATGTTATTTGGATGTGTGCAAATTAGATGCATAGACCCTAGACATGTAGCCTCTGCTCATGCTGAGCTAAATATACATTCGAGCAGCAGTCTCCTTTAATTAAAAAATCAGCCAAACGGAAACCACTATCATGACTTGACTTCTGAATCTCTGCATTCTCAATACTAGCATCTCTAATGTTTGTTGAGTTTAGTTGAGTTGGTGCACATATTTTACGTGAGCCCCTCTCATTTGTGACTGTTGTAGTATGTGTACACAGATATTTGACCTAGAGAATGTTTAGTCTTACATTTTTAGTCTTTAATTTAACATGATCTGGTTAGACTGAAGTTAAGAGTGATTTGATAGGCATATAATAATCAAACAGCCTCGTTATGTTTCAGTGCTTTTCTACACCAATTGGCATCCATATCGTTCACAAAGAGGTATGAAATATTAATTAGGTCAGTAACTTATGTTTTCCCTCCTTGATTGTCCATTTCTCCTGAGGGCCATATAGACAGTAGCAACATCACACGTGCTAATTCATCATAATTATAGGTCTTACGGCCTAAAATTATTTTCAGACAAATAATTGATTCGGTAAAATAAGAACATAGGTCCTGTCATAGATAGGTATGTATATATCAGGACAGCTACACTGTCAGAGTGAGAGTGAGGAGAAGGAAAtggggagagtgacagagagcgTGATCCTCATCAAGTTCATAAGGACTCCAGATGTGACGCCTGTACCCGCAGTGTGCGGTGTTTTCTCTCCTCGAGACTGCAGGCATTTATCCTGATGGTCCTGCCTCGCGCTGCAGCCTTTGCGCCCCATTTTCAGAGACAACACACCCGCAGTGATTGACAGTCGTCATGAGGCGTGTAAGACCCCGCTAGCACAGATAACAGCTTATCCTCTAAATAGTTACAAGAAGTCGCGTAAAGTTTAACAAGGCTTGGAGTCTCTTGTGGGTAGGTATAGGCCTATGCGCTTGTTTAAATCATCTTCTTCAGTGTGATCCGACTCGCACAGCCTTTGTTTAGGTAACCCCCGAGGCTTTAGAAGGAATAATTCCGCTCTCAGAAATCCCTTGGACTTTTATTAAAGCCTCGATAAATTAGAAGCATTTTAAACTAGATGAACATGAACTAAATTACAAGTGGTCAACTGGCCTAAGGAGCAATGCGTATAATGTGGCTACAGTTTTCATTATGGCCCATTGCGTCGAGCTCCTATCCAAACATTTATGTAAACAAGAACGCAGCCCCATACATTATTTTTTCCCAAGGCCTAGCCTATATATTCAAGAACAGTTTTCAACTATTTTGTTCATTTCCGTTGTAAGAAGCTGTGGTTGCTCTTATATTTCCCACCTCATCTGAATTGTCCTTATAATAAATAATGCATGCATATTTGTGTCTTTGAGTCCCTCAAATAGGATTATTTCGGCCTATGTCATTCAAATTGTTTCCTCAGTTCCACAACAGAATATAGTTGCAAACTAATAATCAGAAATACAATACAATTATTTTAACCCATAAAATTGGGAAGCTTTTTTGCCATAACACAACCTGCAATGTGAAGGAGATGCATCCACGTGAACCAGTCATTTTAATTAAATTATATGAATATAACATTACATCGAAAATGCATTAAGAGACATATGCATCTCCAACATAGTTTTATAGAGGTATTACAAATGCAAGTCATTACATATTTAGGTCGCAACAACTCACTTTTATATTAGTATAATTATTTTCTTTGCCAAAGTTTTGATTCATCTGCGTATCACACATATCAAAGTTGTAACTGTTAATGATATTCAACTAGACTACATTTGGTTCTGCATGTAGGAGATTGTCTAAAATACCGTCTATAAGATTTTCGGCATATTGTCTATAAGGTAGGCCAACTATAATTTTCACAAATACAAATGTAGCAATTTTATAGGCTATTACGCATTGCGTAAAGTTGCGTTTTTAGCCTCCAGAAAACAGCATGACTGACCAAAGAGCAAGTCAATTGTCAACCTGCAAATATTTTTGTTTGCCACGTGTATAAAAAATGCAGTACTTTTTGTGATTGACCAAGTGTTATTACGCATGACATTTCACATCTATATATTAACGTGTTATGACTTGATTTACACAACGTTTATTACCTGAGATATCGGCCGTGTCCCTGGCGTTCTGGTGGAGGTAGCTCTGCTCCAGGGAGTAGGGGGACATACCAGAGTGTAGCCCAGAGGACGCCGGGCTGCTGGAAGCCAGAGGCTGCTGCTTGATGTACGGGGAGCCGCCGGGAGACGCCCAGTGTCCGGAGGTACTGGCATATGGAGAATGACCGTGACCGTCCAACGCACTGGCCATAGCCGGGGACGAGGGCACAGGGCTGCTGCTACTGTCCGGTCCACCGTAATCCCCGTTGGACGTTACCGGACAGCTGGCCATGTACGTGGACCCGGGGCTCGGGGACATGTGAGGTACGTGGTGGCCACTAAGCCCTTCGTAGCCACCTGCCATGGAGTTGGTCATCATGTCCAAGTTGTAACTGTTGCTATGACACGCAAGAGACCCGGGCGCCTGAAACTCAAAGCTCTGCGGCAAAATGGACGTACCGAAGCCTATCCCGTTCATCATCCGGTACATGGGCTTTAGGGCTTGGCATTTTCTCCGGAAGCCCCTGGGTCTGCGGCGGAACGAGCCCTCTTCGAACATGAACTCGCTGGCCGGGTCGATGGTCCAGTAGTGGCCTTTGCCTGGCCTGCCCAGCCCTTTTGGCAGCTTGATAAAGCACTCGTTTAGGGAAAGGTTGTGCCGGACGGAGTTCTTCCAGCCCTGGTAGGATCCTCTGAAGAAGGGGAACCGGGCCTGGAGAAACTGATAGATCTCACTTAGAGTCAGCCTCTTGGTGGGTGAGCTCTGTATCGCCATGACGATGAGCGCAATGTAGGAGTAGGGAGGCTTCTCTGGTCGCCTCAGTCCGGAGTTCGCCTTCTTGCCTTTGGCCCCGGTCGAGGAACTGTCCATGGGAGCCTGTGGGCTTATCATGGCGGGGTGCAGGACACCGGAGGCCGGGCTGGACCTCAGGGGAGGCGGTGGGTCCAGCTGCTGCTGAGACGTCTCGGTCGTCATCTCTGCTCCGCTGACGCACTGCGTAGCTGAGCAGTAAcgtgaggagagaaagagagatgggggaagatgagaaagagagatgggggaaagaggagagtgaGATTGAGCAAGAGATCTAGAGAAAGAAAAAGGGACGTATATGATTCAAATAAGGTGATAGCAAGTAATGTCTCTTCTACTCAAAGTCCTCTACAAATCACACACGCCGTTGGTCTTCGGAATTCAACAAACAAGGGCTTGGAGAGGAAAAACTATCTTCCGTTCTGTTGGGCTCTCCTATTACGCAGAAAATCTGCAGCGAGTTCGCAGTGTCAGAAtgtgggagagagatgagagcagAGTATCCAGTGAGGGCTGGAGCGCTCGCTATAATGCGGCGTTTTGCGGAGGTTCAGTTCGACACAGAGGCTCCGGTGCGGTTCGGTATCACCGTGGCGGTGAGTGCAGCTCTGCGGCGCACCGGGTGGCCATCGCCCGCCTTAATCCCTAAAGGGGAGGAAACGCGAAGACTCCTCAATTTAGTGCGCGAGGCCGCTCAGCCAAACAAAACGCGACCACCTATCATTTCGTAAATCTTTCTTTCCTCTAAGACCCCCCCATCTCCAAACCCCCCCTGAAATCAGTGACGACTAGAGCCCCCCTCCCATTCCACCGCCAGTCGCTGCAGCAGAGtcaagcccctctctctctatctcgcaccccctccctcttccaccctctctctttcccctgctcTCTGACATCTCAAAAACACGCAATTATGCCATCTATCAAACCTCCCCAGACATTCCAATCAACAGCGTCACACGCCAGCACACAAGGCAAAGAGCTCCATCTCCAACACTCTTCTTGCATGTTGTTGCCTGTTGCTAAGTGTCATTATACTGAATAACGGAAACATTTTCTGTAATGAAATACTGAGGGTATAACAGTATAGGCAATTATATATTAGAGTAGGCCTCTTAAAGAAATATAAATTGCTTCTCTGTGTTGCCATGCAACAATATCATGTTGGATGGCCTACCGATCCAGTAAAGGCGGTGTTGTTGAAGCGACACATAGAACAAACTGTGTAGGCTCATAAATCTCGTAGTATAAATCCTATCTCATGTTTTCCTAGTTCGCTCAGAACCCAACCGTAAGAGTCACTACCGGGGGAAAGGTGGTTGTATTTCGCTGGGGTGCATGCATGAGcaaggggggggggtctgagtaaATGACTTTGACATGAGTGGAAGCAGGCTTTTTCCATCAAGAGCGGCCGGCCTTGGATACCACACACAGCGCACCAGTGTCAGTTTACAGCCCTAGGCTCGAGGCGGTCCCCTGGGCCCCGCGTTCATTAGAGAGAGAACCGAAATTAGGAGCGCGGGCGTCGACAGCTTCCTCCCCTATGAAGACAGACCATAATACAGATTTGTCCAACATAATGCAATTATTTAATCTTAAAAGATAAAAGCCCTATGATCAATAATGATAACAACGAGAGAAATAGGATTTGTTCAGAAACGTGGTCTACAAATTCACAGTGTATTAATCCTGTTACAAGGTTGACACTATATGACACTATATTGCAGGCCTGCATCATGCAGATAGCTTGTTTAATATTTATACTGTGATGACTTTTATGGTTACCTTTGTTATGCCTGCATTTGATAGGGCCTACACTTCCTCGTTTTCAATTCAACCACCtaatgttatatattttttaaacatattgAGCTAAATATTCGTTTATATAGCCTAGTAGTTAAATAATGCAATCATTTTCAGTCATTTTTCAGTATGTATATGCTTTGTAAATAGCCGACCTATTATGTTTGGTAGTTGTATACGTTTATAATAAACAGCTCATTGTTACAGTTGAGTAGGTCTAGGCTATACAGAAATACAAAAAGACTACAAACAATATTTGTCCAAAATTGGTCATAGGCAAAAAATTATTAATATAACGTAAAATGTAGATTATCAATCTTAATTTGTACTGAAATCACATCACCCCATTCTGTTTGTATGCTTAGTCTCCCTCATTTCATTTCTACCACCTGGATTTGTTTTACACTGAGCTTTATTTTGTTTTATGCCGCTGAATTGAAACAGTTAGAAGGAAAGAGTAAACAACTGTATACAGTAGACTAGGCCTAAACCTCACATCAGAATATAATAATTTAAGGTTCAAACTGGGGCTACGGGATTTCATTTCTGCATTTATGATACGGGCATTATATATTGGGATAGTCGAGCTTTAGAAAGTCGACAGAAAATAAAATATGTAATAAACTAATCAGCTCCTCAtctatttgtgtgtctgtctaaCATTACCCCCGTCCTTTCATGTGTAGTCCTTAGATATAAAGGATTTTCAAACAATGGCCATCAACAATAACCTTTACACTTCACAACAAAGGATGTGAGGATAAAATCATTTTCCACCGTGACACAGAGAAGTTTGTGGAACCTAATGGCCTTAGAATTTCCTGCGACATCAGAACGTATGACCCCCGCAGTGATCAGGATGCCTCCGCGGCTAGGAGGAAACTTTGTTCTGCGCGAGAGCACTTTGAAGACTGGCCACTGCTTTTACGAGTTCACAGCAAAGCGCGTATAGGAGCTCTTATTATAGCTGTTTTGAAACATCTAGTAAACAACAATTATATCACATATTTACATGGGTTCTGGTTTTTAATAGTGATGGATATCCTTTGCATTTCTGTCCGAGTTTGATCCTTTTAGCCTGAAGAACACCAGCCTAGAACAATATAAATTGTTGTTTTTATCTTTGGTAAATATTGAAGTGTCAACTATAATATTATAGCTAATATTGCTTTAACGTCCCTGATTATTTATACAAAGGCTTACACCATTCAAATATTAGTTCATGAAAAATGTGGCTCAGAATTCTGTTTATGAATGTGTATTTAATATGTAGGATATTGCTGAATAATAAATGAATGAAGCGGTGCATTACATAAATTACAATTTTGCTTTATATTGTTTgactttttgtttttgttttgatacGCCATAAAACGACACACTCTTTCCATAGGAACACAGGCCTGCTGGTTgttggcagtggtggaaaaagaagTAAGGtatcatatttgagtaaaagtaaagataacttaatagaaaatgactcaagtaaaagttaaagtaacccagtaaaatattacttgagtaaaagtctaaaagcatttggttttaaatatacttaagtatcaaaagtaaatgtaaaagtgtgaataataaaaaaatattaagcaaaccagaccgcacaattttcttgtttttttttatttacggatagccaggtgtccaacactcaggcataatttacaaatgcttcatttgtgtttagtgagtccgccagagcagaggcagtagggatgaggaGTGttgttatcttgataagtgtgtgaattagaccatgtcctgtcctgctaagcattcgaaatgtaatgagtacttttgggtgttagggaaaatatatggagtaaaaagtacattattttctttaggaatgtaattaagtaaaagtaaaagttgtcaaaaatataaatagtaaagtacagataccccaaaaaacaagtATATTCAAGTATTTTTAATGAAGTACTTTGCACCACTGGTTGTTGGTCTTTCTCATAGGCCTGTAGCCTACTTTGACTCCTCGCTTCTTTTGACAAGTGCCTACATCTTGCCTGAGCATTTTTTTCACTCATTTTGAAGAGATTAAATATAGTTTAAATAGCTCTTTCCAGCGTATTTTAACGGCAATGTGAGTCTTTATGTCTTCTTTCAGGCGCCCAAGCAGCCGCGCTTCCTGTCCAGCTCAACTCTGGCTTTTGTGCTGAGAGTACCAGGTTCTTTCTCCAGAAGCTCAGGCGCGGTTCAGCGGCCTGCAGAGTGACTGACTGTTTGAACTTCCTAACATTGTGCCTGGACTCCAGGCCTAAACCCTGCTCCAGAACGACATAATATTTAGGTTTCTATTCAATCATTAGCGCTGAAGATCCGTATTATATACCGCGATTGACAATTAAATGTTCCCGCGGTGGCGGAGACTGCTTTCACGGTAAACACTGCTacgtcggctcaatcggaaatgccATTTGAACGTGGATCTTCCGGGATACTTCGGCGATACGTATTGAATGGAGCACAGCATCTACTGCTCTCAGATTCAGGCATGTTATCAGTTTATTAGGATACGCCATATCTTTAACTGGTTCCTGTTCCACACACCTGAGAGAGCTAGTCCTAGGCTACAGAATGAAAACATAACGGTGGCCTACATTGATGGAGCGTTCACCTGTTATTGCCGTCGGTGCTAGTGCTTTGCCCAGTGCGTAACATACAGGTGTGCTGTTCCGGGATTTCACCTGCAGGTTGCAGCATTGTTCCTGAAACGGGACTCAACCCTCTTACCTGTCACCTAGACCGCCGGGCGCACGTTTTggtttgccctagcactacacagctaaacaaagcttgatgatgagttggttatttgaatcagctgtgtagtgataAGGGAAAAACTAAACGTGCATCCAAGGGGGGTCCCAGGACCGAGTTTGCAGACTGCTGAGTAAAACTATAGtgacatgttttatttttgttaGCATAGTACAGTCCTAGGTCTATGCATCAATGTGCATGATTGAGGAGGACGGACAGGTCATGTTTTATGTCAAAATATTTGTACACATGCATTGTATTTGTAGAAACATGTATGGGCCTAAGCAAGAATGTCTTCGGTTCTATTTGTGCCCAGATCGACTGCCCAGGGACTGAAAACCCCTCGCAAGAAAGACAGGGTTAAATGCAAATGGAAAATGGCAAATGTATCAACACATTTGCTCTTTTACTTTTCAGATTTGATCGTTTATCAATTGAGCAATTTTTGAGATTATCTTTCTCATTAGCCTATAGGCTCATTTCTCATTGGTCCACAATACAATATTGTACTAGTCACGATATTTTCTGTGTATACTATTTAATTTTATACTATACTATTTTACAATGTTTGTCTAGATACAGCACTTGCTAGTGATAGTCTGCAACTTTGTCAATAGCATTAGGCCTAACATTGTTAGGGTAACGGGAATCGTAATTAATGTGGGCAACACTACATGTGATGACGTCAAGGGTTTCCCTCAGGACGGTGGACAGCTCGAGACATCCCGTATGGACTGCATCCTTGCTTCTATGGATAACCCCCATATATCCCCTGTCGGTGTTGAAAGGTCTAATCATTTAGTTTTTATTGGAAGT harbors:
- the LOC110524660 gene encoding forkhead box protein F2 gives rise to the protein MTTETSQQQLDPPPPLRSSPASGVLHPAMISPQAPMDSSSTGAKGKKANSGLRRPEKPPYSYIALIVMAIQSSPTKRLTLSEIYQFLQARFPFFRGSYQGWKNSVRHNLSLNECFIKLPKGLGRPGKGHYWTIDPASEFMFEEGSFRRRPRGFRRKCQALKPMYRMMNGIGFGTSILPQSFEFQAPGSLACHSNSYNLDMMTNSMAGGYEGLSGHHVPHMSPSPGSTYMASCPVTSNGDYGGPDSSSSPVPSSPAMASALDGHGHSPYASTSGHWASPGGSPYIKQQPLASSSPASSGLHSGMSPYSLEQSYLHQNARDTADISVGIPRYQSHSSPVVDRKDFVLNFNGISSFHPSASGSYYHHHHHHHHHQSLCQDVKPCVM